One window from the genome of Oryza glaberrima chromosome 3, OglaRS2, whole genome shotgun sequence encodes:
- the LOC127765835 gene encoding G-type lectin S-receptor-like serine/threonine-protein kinase At4g27290 — MMVTWPWRALPLAAVLFLFLSPAASVDTVTMEAPLAGNRTIVSAGGTFTLGFFTPDVAPAGRRYLGIWYSNILARTVVWVANRKSPVVGGSPTLKINGNGSLAIVDGQGRVVWASPVMSASVLSAGSAKAQLLDNGNFVLRFASAGVAWQSFDYPTDTLLPGMKLGIDFRTGLDRYMNSWRAADDPSPGEYSFRIDPSGSPEFFLYRWSTRTYGSGPWNGYQFSGVPNLRTNTLLSYQYVSTADEAYYRYEVDDSTTILTRFVMNSSGQIQRLMWIDTTRSWSVFSSYPMDECEAYRACGAYGVCNVEQSPMCGCAEGFEPRYPKAWALRDGSGGCIRRTALNCTGGDGFAVTRNMKLPESANATVDMALGLEECRLSCLSNCACRAYASANVTSANAKGCFMWTADLLDMRQFDNGGQDLFVRLAASDLPTNSVSDNSQTAKLVEIIVPSVVALLLLLAGLVICVIKAKKNRKAIPSALNNGQVTPFGQRNHTASALNNWEITPFWQRNHVAASNDAQDNNSMRPAGQGNHQDLDLPSFVIETILYATNNFSADNKLGQGGFGPVYMGRLDNGQDIAVKRLSRRSTQGLREFKNEVKLIAKLQHRNLVRLLGCCIDGSERMLIYEYMHNRSLNTFLFNEEKQSILNWSKRFNIINGIARGILYLHQDSALRIIHRDLKASNILLDRDMNPKISDFGVARIFGTDQTSAYTKKVVGTYGYMSPEYAMDGVFSMKSDVFSFGVLVLEIVSGKKNRGFYHNELDLNLLRYAWRLWKEGRSLEFLDQSIAGTSSNVTEVLRCIQIGLLCVQEQPRHRPTMSAVTMMLSSESPALLEPCEPAFCTGRSLSDDTEASRSNSARSWTVTVVEGR, encoded by the exons ATGATGGTGACATGGCCGTGGCGCGCTCTACCGTTGGCGGCcgttctcttcctcttcctctcgccGGCCGCGTCCGTCGACACGGTCACCATGGAGGCGCCACTCGCGGGCAACCGGACGATCGTGTCGGCCGGAGGGACCTTCACGCTCGGCTTCTTCACGCCGGACGTCGCCCCGGCAGGGCGCAGGTACCTCGGGATATGGTACAGCAACATCCTAGCGCGGACCGTCGTGTGGGTCGCCAATCGTAAGAGCCCGGTGGTCGGCGGCTCGCCCACGCTCAAGATCAACGGCAATGGGAGCCTTGCCATTGTGGACGGGCAAGGCAGGGTCGTGTGGGCGTCGCCGGTGATGTCGGCTTCTGTGCTGAGCGCCGGCAGCGCCAAGGCGCAGCTCCTTGACAACGGCAACTTCGTGCTGCGGTTCGCCAGCGCCGGCGTTGCGTGGCAGAGCTTTGACTACCCGACCGACACTCTGCTCCCCGGCATGAAGCTTGGCATCGACTTCCGCACCGGCCTTGACCGGTACATGAACTCGTGGAGGGCGGCCGATGACCCGTCCCCCGGAGAGTACTCCTTCCGGATCGACCCGAGCGGCTCGCCGGAGTTTTTCCTGTACCGGTGGTCCACGAGGACGTACGGCAGCGGCCCGTGGAACGGGTACCAGTTCTCCGGCGTGCCGAACCTCAGGACGAACACCCTCCTGAGCTACCAGTACGTGTCGACGGCCGACGAGGCATACTATCGGTACGAGGTGGACGACAGCACGACGATCCTGACGCGGTTCGTGATGAACTCGTCGGGGCAGATCCAGAGGCTGATGTGGATCGACACGACGCGGTCGTGGAGCGTCTTCTCGTCGTACCCCATGGACGAGTGCGAGGCCTACCGCGCCTGCGGTGCCTACGGCGTCTGCAACGTCGAGCAGTCGCCGATGTGCGGCTGCGCGGAGGGGTTCGAGCCGCGGTACCCCAAGGCATGGGCGCTGCGTGACGGGTCCGGCGGGTGCATCAGGCGCACGGCGCTCAACTgtaccggcggcgacgggttcGCCGTGACGAGGAATATGAAGCTGCCGGAGTCGGCGAACGCGACGGTTGACATGGCGCTGGGCCTGGAGGAGTGCCGGCTCAGCTGCCTGAGCAACTGCGCGTGCCGCGCCTACGCCAGTGCCAACGTCACCAGCGCGAACGCCAAGGGGTGCTTCATGTGGACGGCCGATTTGCTTGACATGAGGCAGTTCGACAACGGAGGCCAGGACCTGTTCGTCCGCCTGGCTGCGTCTGATCTCC CCACCAATTCTGTTTCAGACAATTCACAGACAGCTAAGCTCGTCGAAATCATTGTCCCATCCGTTGTCGCACTATTGTTGCTTCTAGCTGGACTTGTCATCTGTGTCATCAAGGCAAAGAAGAACAGGAAGGCGATCCCATCAGCACTGAACAATGGACAGGTTACTCCTTTCGGACAAAGAAACCATACTGCTTCAGCACTGAACAATTGGGAGATTACTCCCTTCTGGCAAAGAAACCATGTTGCTGCATCCAACGATGCCCAGGACAACAATTCCATGCGTCCTGCTGGTCAGGGAAATCACCAGGATTTGGATCTGCCGTCGTTCGTTATAGAAACCATTCTTTACGCCACCAACAACTTTTCGGCTGATAACAAGCTTGGCCAAGGAGGATTTGGCCCTGTCTACATG GGGAGACTTGACAACGGACAAGATATAGCTGTCAAGAGACTGTCACGTAGATCGACGCAAGGTCTCCGCGAATtcaagaatgaagtcaagctgATAGCTAAGCTTCAGCACAGGAATCTTGTCAGGCTACTTGGTTGCTGCATTGACGGTTCAGAGAGGATGCTAATCTACGAGTACATGCACAATCGTAGCCTCAACACTTTTCTGTTCA ATGAAGAGAAACAATCAATTTTAAACTGGTCAAAGCGATTCAATATCATCAACGGGATCGCGCGGGGAATACTATACCTGCATCAAGATTCCGCGCTACGGATAATTCATAGAGATCTTAAAGCAAGCAACATTTTGCTTGACAGAGACATGAACCCCAAGATCTCAGACTTCGGTGTTGCGAGAATATTTGGAACTGACCAGACTAGTGCATATACCAAGAAAGTAGTTGGGACATA CGGATACATGTCTCCTGAATACGCGATGGACGGCGTATTCTCGATGAAATCTGACGTCTTCAGCTTCGGCGTCCTGGTACTGGAGATTGTCAGTGGCAAGAAGAACAGAGGATTCTACCACAATGAGCTCGACCTGAACCTTCTTAGATAT GCATGGAGGCTGTGGAAGGAAGGTCGGAGCTTAGAGTTCTTGGATCAGTCTATCGCCGGCACTTCCTCAAACGTGACGGAGGTGCTGAGGTGCATCCAGATTGGCCTGCTGTGCGTCCAGGAGCAGCCGAGGCACAGGCCGACCATGTCGGCGGTGACCATGATGCTGAGCAGCGAGAGCCCCGCGCTGCTGGAGCCGTGCGAGCCTGCTTTCTGCACGGGGAGGAGCCTCAGCGACGACACGGAGGCCAGCCGGTCCAACAGCGCAAGAAGCTGGACTGTAACAGTTGTAGAGGGCAGATAG